The Cydia amplana chromosome 9, ilCydAmpl1.1, whole genome shotgun sequence genome includes a region encoding these proteins:
- the LOC134650996 gene encoding 28 kDa heat- and acid-stable phosphoprotein-like: MPRGKYTNHKGRNRKFTSPEELEEQRKQEELKQKWRKEHGGDDESSSEEESADNKSGSGSSDESDSDEDHPTKAKGVSGLIEVENPNRVVKKNKKLASLNTSLGEGEKPQLSRREREEIERARAAAAYQRAHAEGKTEQARADLARLAIIRQQREEAAKKREADKKAKDEGPKKR, encoded by the exons ATGCCACgtg GTAAATACACCAATCATAAGGGCCGGAACCGCAAGTTCACCAGCCCCGAGGAGTTGGAAGAACAACGAAAGCAGGAGGAGTTGAAACAAAA ATGGAGAAAGGAGCACGGTGGAGATGACGAGAGCTCCAGCGAGGAAGAATCGGCAGATAACAAATCTGGCTCGGGCAGCAGTGACGAAAGTGACTCAGATGAAGAT CACCCAACAAAAGCAAAGGGAGTGTCTGGTTTAATTGAAGTAGAAAATCCCAACCGAGTGGTAAAGAAGAACAAGAAATTGGCCAGCTTGAACACCTCACTAGGAGAAGGAGAGAAACCTCAGTTGTCTAG ACGCGAGCGCGAGGAGATCGAgcgcgcgcgcgcggcggccgcgtACCAGCGCGCGCACGCCGAGGGCAAGACCGAGCAGGCGCGCGCCGACCTGGCGCGCCTCGCCATCATCCGCCAGCAGCGCGAGGAGGCCGCCAAGAAGCGCGAGGCCGACAAGAAGGCGAAGGACGAGGGGCCCAAGAAGAG GTAG